Proteins from a genomic interval of Diaphorobacter sp. HDW4A:
- the dksA gene encoding RNA polymerase-binding protein DksA — MPTTMQNTAAAAKKDPKLANNWKTKSGDELTDAEVLSMPESEYMNDKQLAFFRHKLTQIKQDMHNNAGETTEHLREDTVVVPDPADRATIEEEHALELRTRDRERKLLKKIEQSIARIDAGDYGYCDETGEPIGVGRLIARPTATLSLEAQQRRELKQKMYGD; from the coding sequence ATGCCCACGACAATGCAAAACACTGCGGCGGCCGCCAAGAAGGATCCCAAGCTGGCCAACAACTGGAAAACCAAGTCAGGGGACGAATTGACCGACGCAGAAGTGCTCTCTATGCCTGAGAGTGAATACATGAACGACAAGCAATTGGCGTTCTTCCGTCATAAATTGACGCAAATCAAGCAGGACATGCATAACAACGCCGGTGAAACCACCGAGCATCTGCGTGAGGATACAGTGGTGGTGCCCGATCCTGCTGATCGTGCAACGATCGAAGAGGAGCACGCGCTGGAGCTGCGCACCCGTGATCGCGAGCGCAAGCTGCTCAAGAAGATCGAGCAGTCCATCGCCCGCATCGACGCGGGGGACTACGGTTACTGCGATGAAACGGGCGAGCCCATCGGCGTGGGGCGTCTGATCGCACGTCCCACCGCTACGTTGTCCCTGGAAGCCCAGCAACGTCGCGAACTGAAGCAAAAGATGTACGGAGATTGA
- a CDS encoding STAS domain-containing protein, with protein MSKEEAARGLLSKVVRFVRNPTVQWSELEAPEEDKEGQYSKQMLKEMIERKRRNDFVRRREFEQLRKLRRKEVVQGQKLEDATGRTSFAQSTMLSQTSSTNASPDGRAVTLKKIDEIEAQMSQQWWRAKPGGASGDRPVPRVIPPPLQDPQVTAEVPLEFAATAPLTMPPSGFAATQPATMPGAMSGAIPGGIAPTVPMTLNGMSMDFDVPTLGLDAVVAHEELEKFVHEPDLEEAAIRFANGDYAGAESGLLEVLTRHAQDDPKDQIDIWMTLFDLYRATGQQERFDKLAIDYAGRFSRSAPLWFSLPEQLGLAATESAGAAVNSREFSWNAPPTLTTQSLAALQASIGRKPAPPWTFNWSRTTDIDPQALPGLGDMFLQWADEPVDLKFVGVPALNAMLQSKTQSGDRTADEQWWRLRMALLRLMGLPDEFELVALDYCVTYEVSPPSWAPTKCKFQGDDSALNAVVEQARLDAVREHDMLNPSQGAARAVKPEASKLQGLSGCIDGDAVPLLESFEALAKPDAPLQIPCDRLIRMDFPAAGSVLNWAAEQQAKGRAVQFINLHRLIAVFFNVIGIGEHAWVVPRRN; from the coding sequence ATGAGCAAGGAAGAAGCTGCCCGCGGGTTGTTGTCCAAGGTTGTGCGTTTTGTGCGCAACCCGACCGTTCAGTGGTCAGAGCTTGAGGCCCCTGAAGAAGACAAGGAAGGCCAGTACAGCAAACAGATGCTCAAGGAGATGATCGAGCGCAAGCGGCGAAATGACTTTGTGCGTCGCCGCGAGTTCGAACAACTGCGCAAGCTTCGCCGCAAGGAGGTTGTGCAGGGTCAGAAACTGGAGGACGCGACCGGGCGAACCTCGTTTGCCCAGAGCACCATGTTGTCGCAGACGAGCAGCACCAATGCCTCGCCGGATGGCAGGGCAGTGACGCTCAAGAAGATCGATGAGATCGAAGCGCAGATGTCCCAGCAATGGTGGCGTGCCAAGCCGGGTGGGGCCTCGGGTGATCGTCCAGTGCCGCGTGTGATTCCGCCTCCGTTGCAGGACCCGCAGGTGACGGCCGAGGTGCCGCTGGAGTTTGCGGCGACGGCTCCGCTCACCATGCCTCCATCGGGTTTTGCGGCAACCCAGCCGGCGACGATGCCGGGTGCAATGTCAGGAGCGATTCCGGGGGGGATTGCGCCAACAGTGCCGATGACGTTGAATGGCATGAGCATGGATTTTGACGTGCCCACGCTGGGATTGGACGCTGTCGTCGCTCATGAGGAACTGGAGAAATTTGTGCACGAACCCGACCTAGAAGAAGCAGCCATTCGTTTCGCCAATGGCGACTACGCAGGCGCTGAATCGGGCTTGCTGGAAGTGCTCACGCGTCATGCGCAAGATGATCCCAAGGACCAGATCGATATTTGGATGACCTTGTTCGATCTGTATCGTGCGACGGGCCAGCAGGAACGCTTTGACAAGCTGGCCATTGATTATGCAGGCCGCTTCAGCCGCTCTGCACCGCTGTGGTTCTCGCTGCCCGAGCAATTGGGGCTAGCGGCCACGGAAAGCGCTGGTGCTGCCGTGAATTCGCGTGAGTTCAGCTGGAATGCGCCACCAACGCTCACCACTCAATCACTCGCCGCGCTGCAGGCATCGATTGGGCGCAAACCCGCGCCGCCATGGACCTTCAACTGGTCGCGCACCACAGACATCGATCCGCAGGCGCTTCCAGGTCTGGGCGACATGTTTCTGCAATGGGCGGATGAGCCCGTCGATCTCAAGTTCGTGGGCGTTCCCGCGCTGAACGCCATGCTGCAGTCCAAGACGCAGTCCGGTGACCGCACGGCCGATGAACAATGGTGGCGTCTGCGTATGGCGCTGCTGCGCCTGATGGGCTTGCCTGACGAGTTCGAGCTGGTGGCGCTCGATTACTGCGTGACCTATGAGGTCTCTCCGCCGTCGTGGGCTCCCACCAAATGCAAATTTCAGGGCGATGACAGCGCGCTCAATGCGGTGGTTGAGCAGGCACGTCTCGATGCAGTGCGCGAGCACGACATGCTCAACCCATCACAGGGTGCTGCACGCGCCGTCAAGCCCGAGGCTTCGAAGCTGCAGGGACTGTCCGGGTGTATTGACGGCGATGCGGTGCCGCTATTGGAGTCATTCGAGGCGCTTGCCAAGCCGGACGCGCCCCTGCAGATCCCTTGTGATCGTCTCATCCGCATGGACTTTCCGGCAGCTGGCTCGGTGCTCAACTGGGCTGCCGAGCAGCAGGCCAAGGGCCGCGCGGTGCAGTTCATCAACCTGCATCGTTTGATTGCCGTTTTCTTCAACGTGATCGGTATCGGCGAGCATGCGTGGGTGGTTCCCCGAAGGAATTGA
- the hslV gene encoding ATP-dependent protease subunit HslV — protein sequence MEQYHGTTILSVRRQLADGSIQVAIGGDGQVTLGNIVVKGTARKVRKLYGGKVLAGFAGATADAFTLFERFEAKLEKHNGQLTRAAIELTKDWRTDRVLRRLEAMLAVADESASLIITGNGDVLEPEQGIVSIGSGGAYAHSAAKALLNNTDLSAEDVVRKSLAIAGELCIYTNMHHTIETL from the coding sequence ATGGAACAGTATCACGGCACCACCATTCTCAGTGTCCGTCGCCAGTTGGCTGACGGCAGCATTCAGGTCGCCATTGGCGGCGATGGCCAGGTCACTCTGGGCAACATCGTCGTCAAGGGCACGGCACGCAAGGTGCGCAAGCTCTACGGCGGCAAGGTGCTTGCCGGATTTGCGGGCGCCACGGCCGACGCCTTCACGCTGTTCGAGCGTTTCGAGGCCAAGCTGGAAAAGCACAACGGCCAGTTGACCCGCGCCGCCATTGAGCTCACCAAGGACTGGCGCACCGACCGCGTGCTGCGTCGCCTTGAAGCCATGCTCGCCGTCGCTGATGAAAGCGCCTCGCTGATCATCACCGGCAACGGCGATGTGCTCGAACCCGAGCAGGGCATCGTGTCCATTGGATCGGGCGGCGCCTATGCGCATTCGGCGGCCAAGGCGCTGCTGAACAACACCGACCTCTCGGCCGAGGACGTGGTCCGCAAGTCGCTTGCGATTGCGGGCGAGCTGTGCATCTACACCAACATGCACCACACCATCGAAACCCTTTGA
- the hslU gene encoding ATP-dependent protease ATPase subunit HslU, translated as MYSMTPQEIVSELDNHIVGQKSAKRAVAIALRNRWRRQQVDASLRHEITPKNILMIGPTGVGKTEIARRLARLADAPFIKVEATKFTEVGYVGKDVDSIVRDLVEIAVKQTREADMKKMRMRAEDAAEERILDVLIPPARGSEPAPDGAARQSFRKKLREGQLDDKEIEIDLAESRQQLEIMGPQGMEEMTEQLRGMFSQMGGEKRKTRKLRIAEALKLLTDEEAAKLVNEDEVKTRALANAEQNGIVFIDEIDKVASRQESSGAEVSRQGVQRDLLPLVEGTTVSTKYGMVKTDHMLFIASGAFHLAKPSDLIPELQGRFPIRVELESLSVKDFEAILTQTHASLVKQYQALLATEGVTLSFQPDGITRLAHIAFDVNERTENIGARRLSTVMERLLDEVSFDAVKLSGQTVVIDTNYVNDRLQMLSQNEDLSRYIL; from the coding sequence ATGTATTCAATGACTCCGCAGGAAATCGTTTCTGAGCTCGACAACCACATCGTCGGCCAGAAAAGCGCCAAGCGCGCGGTTGCCATCGCGCTGCGCAACCGCTGGCGCCGCCAGCAGGTCGATGCCAGCCTGCGCCATGAAATCACCCCCAAGAACATTCTGATGATCGGCCCCACGGGCGTCGGCAAGACCGAGATCGCTCGCCGTCTGGCGCGTCTGGCGGATGCACCGTTCATCAAGGTCGAGGCCACCAAGTTCACTGAGGTCGGCTATGTCGGCAAGGATGTCGATTCGATCGTGCGCGATCTGGTCGAGATCGCCGTCAAGCAGACGCGCGAGGCCGACATGAAGAAGATGCGCATGCGTGCCGAAGACGCCGCAGAGGAGCGCATTCTCGATGTGCTGATTCCTCCCGCGCGCGGCAGCGAGCCTGCGCCCGATGGTGCGGCGCGCCAGTCGTTTCGCAAGAAGCTGCGCGAAGGCCAGCTCGACGACAAGGAGATCGAGATCGATCTGGCCGAGTCGCGCCAGCAGCTTGAAATCATGGGCCCGCAGGGCATGGAAGAAATGACCGAGCAACTGCGTGGCATGTTCAGCCAGATGGGCGGCGAAAAGCGCAAGACGCGCAAGCTGCGGATTGCCGAGGCGCTCAAGCTGCTGACCGATGAGGAAGCCGCCAAGCTGGTCAACGAGGATGAAGTGAAGACTCGCGCTCTGGCCAACGCCGAGCAGAATGGCATCGTCTTCATCGACGAGATTGACAAGGTGGCCTCGCGTCAGGAGTCTTCGGGGGCTGAGGTGTCGCGCCAAGGCGTGCAGCGTGACCTGCTGCCGCTGGTCGAGGGGACGACGGTTTCCACCAAATATGGCATGGTCAAGACCGACCACATGCTGTTCATAGCGTCTGGAGCCTTCCATCTGGCCAAGCCCAGCGATCTGATTCCCGAACTGCAAGGCCGCTTTCCGATCCGCGTGGAGCTGGAGTCGCTTTCGGTCAAGGACTTTGAAGCGATTCTGACGCAGACCCATGCATCGCTGGTCAAGCAGTACCAGGCGCTGCTCGCAACCGAAGGCGTGACGTTGTCGTTCCAGCCCGATGGCATCACGCGTCTGGCGCACATCGCGTTCGATGTGAACGAACGCACCGAAAACATCGGAGCGCGGCGCCTATCAACGGTTATGGAGCGATTGCTTGATGAGGTTAGCTTTGATGCGGTCAAGCTCTCGGGTCAGACGGTCGTCATCGATACCAACTATGTGAACGATCGTCTGCAGATGCTGAGCCAAAACGAGGATTTATCCAGATACATTCTCTGA
- the mraZ gene encoding division/cell wall cluster transcriptional repressor MraZ, whose translation MFQGASSISLDAKGRLSVPTRYRDVLMANASGQLTITKHPHGCLMVFPRPEWEKFRERITALPMEAVRFKRIFMGHAMDVDMDATGRVLVAPELREGAGISKDTILLGMGNHFELWDKAKYDAQEAEAMQGELPAVLNDFSF comes from the coding sequence GTGTTTCAAGGCGCGTCATCAATCAGTCTGGATGCCAAGGGGCGGCTCTCTGTGCCGACCCGGTATCGTGACGTCCTGATGGCGAACGCGTCGGGCCAGCTCACGATCACCAAGCACCCCCACGGCTGTCTGATGGTCTTCCCCCGCCCCGAGTGGGAGAAGTTTCGCGAACGCATCACGGCGCTGCCCATGGAGGCTGTGCGCTTCAAGCGCATCTTCATGGGCCACGCTATGGATGTGGACATGGACGCCACCGGCCGCGTGCTCGTGGCGCCCGAATTGCGCGAAGGTGCGGGTATCAGCAAGGACACGATCCTGCTGGGCATGGGCAATCACTTCGAACTCTGGGACAAGGCGAAGTACGACGCCCAGGAAGCCGAAGCGATGCAGGGCGAATTACCCGCCGTTCTCAACGATTTTTCTTTTTGA
- the rsmH gene encoding 16S rRNA (cytosine(1402)-N(4))-methyltransferase RsmH yields the protein MNQPLLHTTVLLNEAVDALLDAAHPDDANYVDGTFGRGGHSRLILSRLKPEGRLVAFDKDPQAIEAAARITDARFSIRHEGFKHLDELPESSVNGVLLDLGVSSPQIDDPERGFSFRFDGPLDMRMDTTRGESVAQWLEEAEAKQITEVIRDYGEERFAGPIAKAIVAWRETRGPITSTSELADIVAGAVKTREQGQNPATRTFQALRIFINAELEELQQALEASIRVLKPGGRLVVISFHSLEDRIVKQFIAQHSKEVYDRRAPFAAPTPMRLKALDRIKPSGEEVSGNPRSRSAVMRVAERTEVPA from the coding sequence GTGAACCAGCCATTGCTGCACACCACGGTCCTTCTGAACGAGGCGGTCGACGCCTTGTTGGATGCTGCTCACCCGGACGACGCCAACTATGTGGATGGCACGTTCGGGCGCGGCGGTCATTCGCGGCTGATTCTCTCGCGGCTCAAGCCCGAGGGGAGGTTGGTGGCGTTCGACAAGGACCCTCAAGCCATCGAAGCCGCAGCGCGCATCACTGATGCGCGTTTTTCAATCCGGCACGAAGGTTTCAAGCATCTCGATGAACTGCCCGAAAGCAGTGTCAACGGCGTTTTGCTGGATCTGGGCGTGAGCTCGCCGCAAATTGATGATCCGGAGCGTGGCTTCAGCTTTCGCTTCGACGGCCCGCTGGACATGCGCATGGACACCACCCGTGGTGAAAGTGTCGCCCAGTGGTTGGAAGAAGCTGAAGCGAAGCAGATAACGGAGGTGATACGTGACTACGGCGAAGAACGGTTTGCTGGCCCCATTGCAAAGGCGATTGTTGCTTGGCGCGAAACACGGGGTCCAATTACAAGCACCTCCGAACTGGCCGACATCGTGGCTGGCGCGGTCAAAACCCGCGAGCAGGGCCAGAACCCTGCAACGCGCACATTTCAAGCTCTTCGGATTTTCATCAACGCCGAGCTTGAAGAGCTGCAACAGGCGCTAGAGGCGAGCATCCGGGTTCTGAAGCCCGGAGGTCGCCTCGTAGTCATCAGCTTCCATTCGCTCGAAGACCGCATCGTCAAGCAATTCATCGCGCAGCACTCCAAGGAGGTCTACGACCGCCGTGCTCCGTTTGCTGCGCCTACGCCCATGCGCCTCAAGGCGCTTGATCGCATCAAGCCCAGCGGTGAAGAAGTGTCGGGCAATCCCCGCTCGCGCAGCGCCGTGATGCGCGTGGCTGAAAGAACCGAGGTGCCTGCATGA
- the ftsL gene encoding cell division protein FtsL, translating to MLRLNLLLLLAVMACSMYLVNTQYESRRLFTELDRAQVEARRLETEHQRLQVEKRAQATPLRVETLAREKLQMRSTTPAITQYVTDDGSPVVMAITPAAVPSGGAAAAGGRRQ from the coding sequence ATGCTGCGCCTCAACCTGCTGCTGCTGCTCGCGGTCATGGCTTGTTCCATGTACCTGGTGAACACGCAGTACGAGTCGCGCCGGTTGTTCACCGAGCTCGACCGTGCGCAGGTAGAGGCGCGCCGTCTGGAGACAGAGCACCAGCGTCTGCAGGTTGAAAAGCGCGCGCAGGCCACACCGCTGCGCGTGGAAACGCTTGCACGCGAGAAGCTGCAGATGCGTTCGACAACGCCGGCCATCACGCAATACGTCACCGACGACGGCTCGCCCGTGGTGATGGCGATCACGCCCGCGGCCGTTCCAAGCGGCGGAGCGGCGGCTGCAGGCGGGAGGCGTCAATGA
- a CDS encoding penicillin-binding protein 2 produces MSSRSVNYTSSPLLASKTPVWRSKFIVAVVALGFVGLAARAAYVQVIGNDFFQRQGEVRFARTLELPANRGRILDRNGLILASSVPAASIWAIPEDVDQDSPEIQAKLKQLAKLMDIPLASLKAKLADDDKSFVWIKRQLDWDVGQAIVKLDIKGIYNRKEYKREYPEAEAAAHIVGFTNVEDHGQEGMELAFDKDLGGKPGSRRVIKDRLGRVVEGVGVEVPPLDGKDIQLSIDSKVQFFAYQKLRDTVIAKKAKAGSVVVIDAHTGEVLALANYPTYDPGNRKNLTGEQLRNRAMTDVFEPGSTMKPITIGLALNSGRVRPESPIDTTPGRITITGSTISDTHNNGVLTVEGVIQKSSNVGTTKIAMNMPAKEMWETYSAVGFGQKPQITFPGAVTGRLRPYKSWRPVEQATMSYGYGLSASLFQMARAYTVFSNDGKVIPATMLKSSEPAVGVPVFTPKTAQQVRKMLQMAAGPGGTGQLAQTVGYSVGGKSGTARKQVGKTYAVGKYRGWFTGMAPIDNPRIIVAVMIDEATVGSPFGGISAAPVFSEVVQQTLRMMGVPPDMAVRPQIVSNPTEEAPL; encoded by the coding sequence ATGAGCTCGCGCAGCGTCAACTACACCTCCAGCCCGCTGCTCGCGAGCAAGACGCCGGTCTGGCGCAGCAAGTTCATCGTCGCCGTGGTGGCGCTGGGCTTTGTCGGCCTGGCGGCGCGCGCGGCTTATGTGCAGGTGATCGGCAACGATTTTTTTCAACGTCAGGGTGAAGTGCGCTTCGCCCGCACGCTGGAGCTGCCCGCCAACCGTGGGCGTATTCTGGATCGCAATGGTCTGATCCTCGCCTCCAGCGTTCCTGCCGCCAGCATCTGGGCGATTCCCGAGGACGTGGACCAGGACAGCCCTGAAATCCAGGCCAAGCTCAAGCAGCTGGCCAAGTTGATGGACATACCGCTCGCCTCGCTCAAGGCCAAGCTGGCCGACGACGATAAGAGCTTTGTCTGGATCAAGCGCCAGCTCGACTGGGATGTGGGTCAGGCCATCGTCAAGCTCGACATCAAGGGTATCTACAACCGCAAGGAATACAAGCGCGAGTATCCCGAAGCCGAGGCCGCCGCGCACATCGTCGGCTTCACCAATGTGGAAGACCATGGCCAGGAAGGCATGGAGCTCGCGTTCGACAAGGATCTGGGTGGCAAGCCCGGCTCGCGTCGCGTGATCAAGGACCGTCTGGGCCGCGTCGTTGAAGGCGTGGGCGTGGAAGTGCCGCCGCTCGACGGCAAGGACATCCAGCTGTCCATCGACAGCAAGGTGCAGTTCTTCGCCTATCAGAAGCTGCGCGACACGGTGATCGCCAAGAAGGCCAAGGCCGGCAGCGTGGTGGTGATCGACGCCCACACGGGCGAGGTGCTGGCGCTCGCCAACTATCCCACTTACGACCCCGGCAACCGCAAGAACTTGACCGGTGAGCAACTGCGCAACCGCGCGATGACCGACGTGTTCGAGCCTGGCTCTACGATGAAGCCGATCACCATCGGTCTCGCGCTGAACTCCGGGCGCGTGCGTCCCGAGTCCCCCATCGATACGACCCCCGGTCGTATCACGATCACTGGCTCCACCATCTCTGACACCCATAACAACGGCGTGTTGACGGTGGAGGGCGTGATCCAGAAATCGAGTAACGTCGGCACGACCAAGATTGCGATGAACATGCCGGCCAAGGAAATGTGGGAAACCTACTCGGCGGTCGGTTTCGGTCAGAAGCCGCAGATCACCTTTCCTGGTGCGGTCACGGGTCGCCTGCGTCCCTACAAGAGCTGGCGCCCGGTCGAGCAGGCGACGATGTCGTACGGCTACGGGCTGTCGGCCAGTCTGTTCCAGATGGCGCGCGCCTACACCGTGTTCTCGAACGACGGCAAGGTGATTCCGGCCACCATGCTCAAGAGCTCCGAGCCTGCGGTTGGCGTTCCCGTGTTCACGCCCAAGACGGCCCAGCAGGTCCGCAAGATGCTGCAGATGGCGGCCGGCCCCGGCGGTACAGGTCAGCTCGCGCAGACCGTGGGCTACTCGGTCGGCGGCAAGTCGGGCACGGCGCGCAAGCAGGTCGGTAAGACCTACGCCGTTGGCAAGTACCGTGGCTGGTTCACCGGCATGGCGCCGATCGACAACCCGCGCATCATTGTCGCGGTGATGATCGACGAGGCCACCGTGGGCTCACCGTTCGGCGGTATTTCGGCGGCCCCCGTTTTCAGCGAAGTCGTGCAGCAGACGCTGCGCATGATGGGCGTACCGCCGGACATGGCCGTGCGTCCGCAGATTGTCAGCAACCCCACCGAGGAGGCTCCACTATGA
- a CDS encoding UDP-N-acetylmuramoyl-L-alanyl-D-glutamate--2,6-diaminopimelate ligase: MSVLLNLSSAQDAVRWLRERVTGTLQTDSRLVKPGDGFIAWPGAATDGRFHVGNALTNGATACLVEQEGVDAFGFVGAHMAAVRGLKAATGPIAAAWFGMPTTHLDVLAVTGTNGKTSSAWWLAEALNALASQTDVLTYKGCALVGTLGMGMPGALESTGLTTPDPVRLQRAFSQFVRQGIGACTIEASSIGLAEHRLAGTRIRVAMFTNLTQDHLDYHPSMEAYWAAKRELFDWPGLRAAVINIDDNRGVQLAEELERSQLDVWTLSIRGNARLKARDITYNDQGLVFTVVEGLNSFTLQTQVIGLYNVSNLLGVIAALRSLGVALEHALWACAQLTPVPGRMERITSAGQPMVAVDYSHTTDALEKALQALAPMAKERGGKLWCVFGCGGNRDSSKRPHMGAAAQRLADEVVVTSDNPRNEEPMSIIEQILKGTQPAATLRVQADRALAIAETLAAAAPEDVVLIAGKGHEDYQEVQGERHHFSDIEQAREALSRRGGAA; this comes from the coding sequence ATGAGCGTCCTGCTCAATCTTTCTTCGGCACAGGATGCAGTGCGTTGGTTGCGCGAACGCGTGACCGGCACGTTGCAGACCGACAGCCGCCTGGTCAAGCCCGGTGATGGCTTCATCGCATGGCCCGGTGCCGCGACCGATGGCCGCTTCCACGTGGGCAATGCGCTCACTAATGGTGCGACCGCGTGCCTGGTGGAGCAGGAGGGCGTCGATGCCTTTGGTTTCGTCGGCGCGCACATGGCGGCCGTGCGAGGTCTCAAGGCCGCGACCGGCCCGATTGCGGCCGCATGGTTCGGTATGCCGACCACGCACCTTGACGTGCTGGCCGTGACCGGCACCAATGGCAAGACCAGCAGCGCTTGGTGGTTGGCCGAGGCGCTCAACGCGCTGGCTAGCCAGACTGATGTGCTCACCTACAAGGGCTGTGCTTTGGTGGGCACACTGGGCATGGGCATGCCGGGCGCGCTCGAATCCACTGGCCTCACGACGCCAGACCCCGTGCGTCTGCAGCGTGCGTTTTCGCAGTTCGTCCGGCAGGGCATCGGCGCATGCACCATCGAGGCGTCGTCGATCGGTCTCGCGGAACACCGCCTTGCGGGCACGCGCATCCGTGTGGCCATGTTCACCAATCTCACGCAGGACCACCTCGACTACCACCCGTCGATGGAGGCCTACTGGGCGGCCAAGCGCGAGCTGTTCGACTGGCCCGGTCTGCGTGCTGCGGTGATCAACATCGATGACAACCGAGGCGTGCAACTGGCCGAGGAACTGGAGCGCTCGCAGCTCGATGTGTGGACGCTCTCGATCCGCGGCAATGCGCGTCTCAAGGCGCGCGACATCACCTACAACGATCAGGGGCTGGTGTTCACGGTGGTCGAAGGACTCAACTCCTTCACGCTGCAGACCCAGGTCATCGGTCTCTACAACGTGTCCAACCTCCTCGGCGTGATCGCCGCGCTGCGTTCGCTTGGTGTGGCGCTGGAGCACGCGCTCTGGGCATGTGCCCAGCTTACGCCCGTGCCCGGGCGCATGGAGCGCATCACCTCGGCCGGTCAACCGATGGTGGCGGTGGACTATTCACACACGACGGATGCGCTCGAGAAGGCGCTGCAGGCGCTGGCCCCGATGGCCAAGGAGCGCGGCGGCAAGCTCTGGTGCGTGTTCGGTTGCGGTGGCAATCGCGATTCGAGCAAACGCCCGCACATGGGCGCGGCCGCGCAGCGTCTGGCTGACGAGGTCGTTGTCACCAGCGACAACCCGCGCAATGAAGAGCCGATGAGCATCATCGAACAGATTTTGAAGGGCACGCAGCCAGCGGCAACGCTGCGCGTGCAGGCGGATCGCGCATTGGCGATCGCCGAAACCCTGGCCGCTGCAGCACCCGAAGACGTGGTGCTGATTGCGGGCAAGGGACATGAGGACTACCAGGAAGTGCAAGGCGAGCGACACCATTTTTCCGATATCGAACAGGCACGCGAAGCGCTGTCGCGTCGCGGAGGCGCGGCATGA
- the murF gene encoding UDP-N-acetylmuramoyl-tripeptide--D-alanyl-D-alanine ligase, protein MSLLKPAIMNLADAFAFVSERVPSARLIGDGGVAFARVHSDTRTLAAGDLFVALKGERFDANAFLAQAREAGAVATIAHGGLQEAGLSGIQVPDSLRAMGALAAGWRKQWHGPLIGVTGSNGKTTVTQMIASILRAWKGDAAFATQGNLNNDIGVPLTLMRLNASHTAAVIEMGMNHPGEIAYLADIARPTVALVNNAQREHLEFMQTVEAVARENGSVFASLPRDGVAVFPAEDEYTPLWRELAASRKVLTFAENAGDVRCTRAAWQDAGWKAEIATPQGSFETELHIAGRHNVTNALAATACAVAAGVPLFAIAKGLAQFEPVKGRSRAVVLTLAGRAVTLVDDSYNANPDSVRAAIDVLAGLPKPQLLVMGDMGEVGDQGPQFHVEAGAYAREHGIDRLFALGDLSTHAAQACGPRAQHFEDMASLLAAVQASLPEVGSVLVKGSRFMKMEQVVQALQAQSAEDATRQTTQPKGDRTCC, encoded by the coding sequence ATGAGTCTGTTGAAGCCCGCGATCATGAACCTTGCCGATGCGTTCGCGTTCGTCTCCGAGCGCGTGCCCAGTGCGCGGCTGATCGGCGATGGCGGCGTGGCGTTCGCGCGTGTGCATTCCGACACGCGCACGCTGGCGGCGGGTGACCTGTTCGTGGCATTGAAGGGCGAGCGTTTCGACGCCAACGCGTTTTTGGCGCAGGCTCGCGAGGCCGGAGCCGTTGCGACCATCGCGCATGGCGGCCTGCAGGAAGCGGGTCTTTCAGGCATTCAGGTGCCCGACAGTCTGCGCGCCATGGGTGCCTTGGCCGCCGGTTGGCGCAAGCAGTGGCATGGCCCGCTGATCGGCGTGACCGGCAGCAACGGCAAGACCACGGTCACACAGATGATCGCCTCCATCCTGCGCGCCTGGAAGGGCGATGCGGCGTTCGCCACGCAAGGCAATCTGAACAACGACATCGGCGTGCCGCTGACGCTGATGCGCTTGAACGCATCGCACACGGCGGCGGTGATCGAGATGGGCATGAACCATCCCGGCGAGATCGCGTATCTGGCCGACATCGCACGCCCCACGGTCGCGCTGGTCAACAACGCGCAGCGCGAGCACCTGGAATTCATGCAGACGGTGGAAGCCGTGGCGCGCGAGAACGGCAGTGTGTTCGCATCGTTGCCACGCGATGGCGTGGCCGTGTTCCCCGCTGAAGACGAGTACACGCCGCTGTGGCGCGAACTGGCCGCATCGCGCAAGGTGCTGACCTTCGCCGAGAACGCCGGTGACGTGCGCTGCACCCGTGCTGCATGGCAGGACGCGGGCTGGAAGGCGGAGATCGCGACGCCTCAGGGTTCGTTCGAGACAGAACTGCACATTGCCGGTCGTCACAACGTGACCAACGCGCTCGCGGCCACGGCCTGCGCCGTGGCCGCAGGCGTTCCGCTGTTCGCCATCGCCAAGGGGCTGGCGCAGTTCGAGCCGGTCAAGGGCCGCTCGCGCGCCGTCGTGCTGACGTTGGCGGGTCGTGCGGTCACGCTGGTGGATGACAGCTACAACGCCAATCCGGACTCCGTGCGCGCTGCCATCGACGTGCTCGCCGGTCTGCCCAAACCGCAACTGCTGGTGATGGGCGACATGGGCGAGGTCGGCGACCAAGGCCCGCAGTTTCATGTCGAAGCCGGTGCCTATGCGCGTGAGCATGGCATCGACCGGTTGTTCGCTCTGGGGGACTTGTCCACCCACGCAGCGCAGGCTTGCGGGCCTCGCGCGCAGCATTTTGAAGATATGGCATCGCTGCTCGCGGCGGTGCAGGCCAGCCTGCCAGAGGTCGGCAGCGTACTGGTCAAGGGATCGAGATTCATGAAGATGGAACAAGTGGTGCAGGCACTGCAGGCGCAGTCGGCCGAAGACGCCACCCGCCAAACGACGCAACCCAAGGGAGATCGCACATGCTGCTGA